A window of Elgaria multicarinata webbii isolate HBS135686 ecotype San Diego chromosome 2, rElgMul1.1.pri, whole genome shotgun sequence contains these coding sequences:
- the LRRC57 gene encoding leucine-rich repeat-containing protein 57: MGNSALKAHLETAQKTGVFQLTGKGLSEFPEDLQKLASNLRTIDLSNNKIETLPPLVGKFSVLKSLALNHNKLTELPEELCKLKKLEILHLNNNQLTQLPAAFGQLAALKTLSLSGNKFRTVPAQLCNLRHLDVVDLSRNQIQSVPDTVGELQAIELNLNQNQISQISSQISHCPRLKVLRLEENCLELSVLPQSILSDSQISLLAVEGNLFEIKKLRELEGYDKYMERFTATKKKFA; this comes from the exons ATGGGAAACAGTGCCTTAAAAGCGCATTTGGAGACAGCCCAGAAAACAGGAGTATTCCAACTAACTGGAAAAGGCCTTTCTGAG TTTCCTGAGGATCTACAGAAGCTTGCAAGTAATCTCAGAACGATAGATTTGTCCAACAATAAGATCGAGACTCTGCCACCGCTAGTGGGAAAATTCTCTGTGTTGAAAAGCCTTGCTTTAAATCACAACAAACTGA CTGAGCTACCTGAAGAGTTGTGCAAGCTGAAAAAACTAGAGATATTGCATCTGAATAATAACCAACTGACACAGCTACCTGCTGCCTTTGGACAACTTGCAGCACTAAAGACCCTGAGCCTTTCTGGAAACAAGTTCCGAACTGTACCTGCCCAGCTCTGTAATCTTCGTCACCTAGATGTGGTTGATCTCTCCAGAAATCAGATCCAGAGTGTGCCAGACACAGTTGGAGAACTGCAGGCCATTGAACTGAACTTGAATCAGAACCAG ATTTCACAGATCTCCTCACAGATCTCTCACTGCCCACGCCTCAAGGTCCTGCGTTTGGAAGAGAACTGTTTAGAACTAAGTGTGCTTCCTCAGAGTATCCTCAGCGATTCTCAGATCTCTCTGCTTGCTGTAGAGGGTAATCTTTTTGAGATCAAGAAACTCCGAGAACTAGAGGGATATGACAAG TATATGGAACGATTCACAGCCACAAAGAAAAAATTTGCCTGA